The Vibrio crassostreae genomic interval AGGAAAGGTACGATTGGTATTCATTGCAACGAGAGTCATAACTCTGGTTGCTGAAATAATAAACGCCCGCTATACAAGCAGGCACACTGGCTTAATGGTAGTGATTTTCTTTGCTGTCAGCAACCAACTCATGAGTTGGAAGTCGCATAAACCATGTGAGAAGAATAACAAGTACGCAAATTAGGAAAGCCTTGACCCAAATGATAGGGGCAAAGTAGATCGATAACGCAAAACTCAACAAGATAAAGAATACGCCACGCGTTTTAACTTGTTTAGTCACAGCACCGTACTGATACCAATTGTTCAGTAACGGACCGAGCGTTTTATGCTCATGCATCCATTTGTGAACTTTAGGGTTACTTCGCATGAAGCATGCGCTAGCAAGAAGGAGGAAAGGTGTTGTGGGCAGAACGGGTAAAACTATCCCTAAAACTGCAAGAAATATACAAAGGCCACCAGCAATATTGAGGCTTAAAACTCGAACGCTAATTGTGGCCTCCTTGAGCTAGCTATCGCCAATTGGCGACGATAACGTCACTAAAATGTTGCGTAACCATTGAATACACGGATCAACGTAAGTGTTGCTGGTAGCAATGGAATCATTAAAAATGCGGCTAAAAATCCTAAAAAGTAGAATACATTAAACGGGTCTTGAAAGTCTTTGTTATCTGCCATGATTGCTTCTTTGTTTTTGTTAGTAAAGGTAAGTGTCTGGCGAACCAAACCCGCTTTGCTAAATCGACATTTAACAAAAAAGGCATAGCCACACCATTTGCGCAACTATACCTTAATCAATTATTCACAAAAACCGAGGAAATATAGGGTTAATCAGTAGACCCTTGATGTATGTCTAAGCTAAAACTCGCCGAACCAAGCAGGCTCAACGAAAGTTGGCAGCCCTGCTCAATCGGCAGATCCCGTGTAATGAAGTTCTTCTTACAATTCTCACCTAAGCGTTCGCCCGCGGCAATATGTTGATTCAATTCACCATTAGACCATTGTCCATCTAAACCCGCAGGCAAAATAGAGATAGTACCCTCGGCAAGATTGGCGACACCAAACAAAGCGTTAACGGGCGTTGCGCATTTCGAGCACTCAATCCCCTTCTCTAAAATCTCGGCAATATCTTTGAGATCAACATTAAAATCTTTTCGATTTCTTATGTAATCGTGGAATAAGGCTCTCACCAGAAGTGTTGACGCTGAACTGCCATTATCGGCAGAAGACGAATCAACGAGGTAAAAAGCAAATTGCCCATTCATCATCCAAGCATAATCAAAGACGAGTGGCATCATCTCTGTTGATTGCAGTAGTCGGTAACTGCAACGCCATGAGCCTTGTCGTGTGTCTTTCTCTGGTAGCAACGCGTGCAATAAGTCTCTTGCCGCACTAGGGTTCTCTTGCAGGTAATTCAGGTGCCAATGTAGCTCTTGGTCTTCAGGGATCTCTCCCCCGTCATCAACGCAGAACCATTGGCTTGAAAAATCTCGTTGGTCTGAAATGTTATCGAACGAATCTGTCAATGTATTCGCAATCGCACTTCCTAAGTGACCGTGATCCTCTAACGGTTTCGCTAAAAAATCTTTAATACCAAATCGCAATGCTTTCGCCACATCAGACATGTCATCTGTGCCGGACACAACGATCATAGGCAGTGACGGGTACTCTAAACTGAGCTCTTCCACAAGCTCGATGCCATCAAGTATCGGCATTGATAAGTCACACACAATTAAATCTGGCGCTGAGTCTCTGAGCTTTTGCAGAGCGTCCAGCCCATTTTCAGCCTCAACCACTTTATAACCAACCTTGTCTAGGTATGCGCTGGTTATCCGGCGAAAAATAGGATCATCATCAACCAACATCACGCATTTTTGGTTAATTACTTCCTGAGCCGAGGTCATTACTGGCTGACTGTGAGTTTTGTACATAATCTATAACCTCACAAAACTAAGTCGAATTATTATTGTTATCTGTTCTAAGAACTAATATAAAACTTAGTAATAAAATGCTAAATACACAAATTTGCACTCTTTGCTGGTAATTCGTGACGAGGGTTGGAATACTTGTAAATAGTGCAACGAGTTGACGTAACGCAAACATTGATCTCACTGTTACGTATAAATTAGATGAGATTGTAAACAAATGTGTCTGGATTTATGAAATTAGATGATTTAAACCTCTTTCGACTCGTCGTTGAAAATGGGAGCTACACCGCAACATCGCGCAAGACTATGATTCCGGTTGCGACCATCACACGACGCATCCAAGCCTTAGAAGACTCTTTGAACCTTAGGCTTCTCAATAGACACGCGCGTAAACTTTCTTTAACAGAGGCTGGCGAACGTTTCTACAATGAATGCTCTCCGTTATTGCAGCGTCTCTCTTCTACTGCTGAAGAGTTAACTGACGTGTGCAAAGGAGCTTCCGGTAAGATTCGTATTACGGCACCTTCCAACCTGACCAAGCGCATGATGATGCCAATGTTCAGCGATTTCATGACTCAATACCCTGATATCAATATTGAGCTGATGATGAACAACCAAGCGGATCAGCTGGACCCAACTGAGTGGGACGTGATTTTCCGTGTCGGCCCACAACGTGATTCAAGCCTAATCGCTCGAAAAATCAGTGAAGTAAAAGATATTCTTATCGCGAGCCCTGAGTATTTAGCGAAGAACCCAGCACCAAGCCATGCTGAAGAGCTAGCGAACCATTCGCTACTCAAAGGCTACCCGCTGATTAAGTGGCAGCTGAGTAATTCGAATGAAGAGACGGTGGTGAATAGCGAGAAAGGCCGTTTCAATGCGAATGCGCTTAATGTCGTGAGACAAGCCTGTTCAGAAGGCCTAGGTATAACCCTAATGCCTGACGTGATGATCCGTGAATACATTGAAGATGGCAGCTTAGTCCAAGTCTTAGAAGACTGGAGCGCTAACCCTCGTGATATTTACATGCTTTATAACCACAAAGACCATCTACCAGAGAAAGTTAGATTGTTTATTGATTTTGTGATCGCGTACCACATTCATTAAGGTCAATCCCCTTCTCCGTAAACAAAAAAACCAGAGCCGATGCTCTGGTTTTTTATATTCTTGCCACTAACGAAAACTAAGCACCTTCGTTGTGTAACTCTAGGTTCGCTAGATCTTGTTGAATCTCACGCTGAACCTTTGAGTCGTCATTACGCAAAGAGTCTAGGAAATCTAGGTACGCTTGGTCGATATCACCCGTTACATACTCGCCGTTAAATACAGAAGTATCGAAACGAGAAATGTCTTGATTGCCCATGCCCACTGCCGAAATCAGATCTGGTAGTGTTTGGAAAATCAAGGCATCTGCGCCAATCTGCTTACAAATCGTTTCGTTATCACGACCATGAGCAATCAGCTCTGTCGCGCTCGGCATATCAATACCGTAAACGTTAGGGAAGCGAACCTCTGGAGCTGCTGAAACCATGAACACTTTGTTTGCGCCAGAATCACGAGCCATTTCAATGATCTGCTCTGATGTTGTGCCGCGAACGATAGAGTCATCAACCAATAGAACGTTCTTACCTTTAAACTCAGAACGGATTGCGTTCAGCTTACGGCGAACCGACTTCTTACGCTGTTGCTGACCAGGCATAATGAACGTGCGGCCAACATAACGGTTTTTTACGAAACCTTGACGGTATGGCTTATTGATCGCTTGAGCGATTCGCAGCGCAATATCGTTTGATGTTTCAGGGATTGGGATAACCACATCAATATCTAAGTCTGCGTACTCTTCTTTAATACGCTTACCAAGCATCTCACCCATCTCAACGCGTGCGCTGTAAACCGAGATTTTATCGATGAATGAATCTGGGCGTGCAAAGTATACAAACTCAAAGATACATGGGTTTAGTTGTGGGTTGTCTGCACATTGCTTAGTGAAAAGCTCACCGTCGAATGTTGCGTAGATAGCTTCACCTGGCGCTACGTCGCGCATGAAGTCGAAGCCAACAGCATCGAGTGCTACCGATTCAGACGCAACCATGTACTCTGTTTTACCATTAACTTCACGCTTACCAAGACACAGTGGACGAATACCATGTGGGTCACGGAATGCGATCATACCGTGGCCGATGATCATCGCAGTTACGGCGTAAGCACCGCGAATTGTGCGGTGCACATTTGCCACAGCGCGGAAAACATCATCCGAAGTCACGTTACCTTTAACAGTATCGATCTCATGAGCCAATACGTTCAGTAGAACTTCAGAGTCAGAGGTTGTGTTTACATGGCGACGGTCTTTTTCGAACAACTTCTCACGAACTTCGTTTGCGTTCGTCAGGTTACCGTTGTGCGCCAACGTAATGCCAAAAGGAGAGTTTACGTAGAAAGGCTGAGCTTCAGACGCACTTGAACTACCCGCTGTAGGATAACGAACATGGCCAATACCAACTTCACCTTGTAGGCGCTGCATGTGTTTTGCTTCAAAAACATCTTTTACTAAACCGTTCGCCTTACGCAGACGGAAACGATTGCTTTCTATGGTACAAATACCAGCGGCATCTTGGCCACGATGCTGCAATACCGTTAAAGCGTCATAAATAGACTGGTTTACAGGTGTTGAACCCACGATTCCAACAATACCACACATGTCCTAATCCTCGATTTTTCGACATTAACTGGCGCTAGAGCGCGCCAGATAAGAAACTAGATGTTGCTTGTAAATGCTCGAAGAACGGCGCAATGATTCGACTAAATTCCGGAACCAATTGCGAATTCTTCCACCACTCAGAACTTGGGAATGCAGTAAACGCATCCATGAAAAACAACACTGCAGAAACAATCAAAACACCACGTAAGCCACCAAAGACGACACCGAGGATTCTGTCTGTACCTGACAGGCCTGTTTTCTGAACTAGCTGACCGATGACATAGTTAACTAAGGCACCAACAACTAACGTTGCAACAAACAATGCTGCTATCGCAGTTCCGTTTCGAAACATCTCATCTTCGATATTGGTGAAGTACATCGCTAATTTAGCGTAGTACTGGCTAGCAATAAAAAATGCTCCAAACCAAATTACGAGTGACAAGGCTTCTTTAGCGAAACCACGAACTAAACTGATCACGGCAGAGAAGCCGATCACGCCTAAAATGACAAAATCTAACCAATTCATGAATTCTTCATCTTAAGTTGGCGCGCATTTTAACAGAAAAAATGCTGACGCAAACGTTTTCTTATGGATTTAACGGTTTAAATTTGAGCAATTGGCCTTTTGAACCCGTAATTTTTTCTAATTC includes:
- a CDS encoding YbaN family protein, whose amino-acid sequence is MAGGLCIFLAVLGIVLPVLPTTPFLLLASACFMRSNPKVHKWMHEHKTLGPLLNNWYQYGAVTKQVKTRGVFFILLSFALSIYFAPIIWVKAFLICVLVILLTWFMRLPTHELVADSKENHYH
- a CDS encoding response regulator is translated as MYKTHSQPVMTSAQEVINQKCVMLVDDDPIFRRITSAYLDKVGYKVVEAENGLDALQKLRDSAPDLIVCDLSMPILDGIELVEELSLEYPSLPMIVVSGTDDMSDVAKALRFGIKDFLAKPLEDHGHLGSAIANTLTDSFDNISDQRDFSSQWFCVDDGGEIPEDQELHWHLNYLQENPSAARDLLHALLPEKDTRQGSWRCSYRLLQSTEMMPLVFDYAWMMNGQFAFYLVDSSSADNGSSASTLLVRALFHDYIRNRKDFNVDLKDIAEILEKGIECSKCATPVNALFGVANLAEGTISILPAGLDGQWSNGELNQHIAAGERLGENCKKNFITRDLPIEQGCQLSLSLLGSASFSLDIHQGSTD
- a CDS encoding LysR family transcriptional regulator, giving the protein MKLDDLNLFRLVVENGSYTATSRKTMIPVATITRRIQALEDSLNLRLLNRHARKLSLTEAGERFYNECSPLLQRLSSTAEELTDVCKGASGKIRITAPSNLTKRMMMPMFSDFMTQYPDINIELMMNNQADQLDPTEWDVIFRVGPQRDSSLIARKISEVKDILIASPEYLAKNPAPSHAEELANHSLLKGYPLIKWQLSNSNEETVVNSEKGRFNANALNVVRQACSEGLGITLMPDVMIREYIEDGSLVQVLEDWSANPRDIYMLYNHKDHLPEKVRLFIDFVIAYHIH
- the purF gene encoding amidophosphoribosyltransferase, translated to MCGIVGIVGSTPVNQSIYDALTVLQHRGQDAAGICTIESNRFRLRKANGLVKDVFEAKHMQRLQGEVGIGHVRYPTAGSSSASEAQPFYVNSPFGITLAHNGNLTNANEVREKLFEKDRRHVNTTSDSEVLLNVLAHEIDTVKGNVTSDDVFRAVANVHRTIRGAYAVTAMIIGHGMIAFRDPHGIRPLCLGKREVNGKTEYMVASESVALDAVGFDFMRDVAPGEAIYATFDGELFTKQCADNPQLNPCIFEFVYFARPDSFIDKISVYSARVEMGEMLGKRIKEEYADLDIDVVIPIPETSNDIALRIAQAINKPYRQGFVKNRYVGRTFIMPGQQQRKKSVRRKLNAIRSEFKGKNVLLVDDSIVRGTTSEQIIEMARDSGANKVFMVSAAPEVRFPNVYGIDMPSATELIAHGRDNETICKQIGADALIFQTLPDLISAVGMGNQDISRFDTSVFNGEYVTGDIDQAYLDFLDSLRNDDSKVQREIQQDLANLELHNEGA
- a CDS encoding CvpA family protein gives rise to the protein MNWLDFVILGVIGFSAVISLVRGFAKEALSLVIWFGAFFIASQYYAKLAMYFTNIEDEMFRNGTAIAALFVATLVVGALVNYVIGQLVQKTGLSGTDRILGVVFGGLRGVLIVSAVLFFMDAFTAFPSSEWWKNSQLVPEFSRIIAPFFEHLQATSSFLSGAL